From one Mucilaginibacter inviolabilis genomic stretch:
- the thrC gene encoding threonine synthase — MKLYSTNNTLSEVSFKDAVFNSMPQDKGLYMPYSIPRLSDDFINNLDKYTLPEIAFEVAKNLLGDSIPEADLKALIDDAINFPAPVVKLDDNVHVLELFHGPSLAFKDFGARFMSRVMSYFLEEGEKQLDVLVATSGDTGGAVALGFLGVPNTRVTILYPQGKVSGVQEQQLTTNGQNIRALEVDGTFDDCQALVKQAFTDAELNEKFRLTSANSINIARLVPQTFYYFNAYAQLLRQGVKKVIFSVPSGNFGNIGAGLLAWKMGLPVEKFIAATNVNDTVPEFLKTGVYQPKPSVATLSNAMDVGNPSNWVRIADLFKNDTDALKKLVVGFKYNDEETVKAINWVFDTYGYVVCPHTAIAWQALTDYQHDHASVDTAGVFLSTAHPCKFPDVFSEAITAKIEIPGQVKELQSKTKLAVPLSKDFVDFKAYLLGAE; from the coding sequence GTACCAATAACACCTTATCAGAAGTATCGTTCAAAGACGCGGTTTTTAACAGCATGCCGCAGGATAAAGGTTTGTATATGCCTTACAGCATTCCGCGTTTGAGCGATGATTTTATCAATAACCTGGATAAATACACTTTGCCCGAGATTGCGTTTGAAGTAGCAAAGAATCTTTTAGGTGACTCTATACCCGAAGCTGATCTGAAAGCCCTGATCGATGATGCCATCAACTTCCCGGCCCCTGTGGTAAAGCTGGATGATAACGTTCATGTGCTGGAGCTTTTCCATGGCCCGTCATTGGCGTTTAAAGATTTTGGTGCGCGTTTCATGAGCCGCGTAATGAGCTACTTTTTAGAGGAAGGCGAAAAACAACTGGATGTACTGGTGGCTACCAGCGGCGATACCGGCGGTGCTGTAGCACTAGGCTTCCTGGGTGTGCCCAATACCCGGGTAACTATATTATACCCACAGGGCAAAGTAAGCGGTGTACAGGAGCAGCAATTAACCACCAACGGCCAGAACATCCGCGCGTTGGAGGTTGACGGTACGTTTGATGACTGCCAGGCCCTGGTGAAACAGGCATTTACTGATGCTGAGTTGAATGAAAAATTTCGTTTAACATCGGCCAATTCCATCAATATCGCGCGCCTGGTGCCCCAAACTTTTTACTACTTTAATGCTTATGCACAATTATTGAGGCAAGGTGTTAAAAAAGTGATATTCTCGGTACCTAGCGGAAACTTTGGTAATATCGGTGCCGGTTTGCTGGCCTGGAAAATGGGTTTGCCGGTGGAGAAATTCATTGCAGCCACTAATGTTAATGATACCGTGCCGGAATTTTTAAAAACCGGGGTATATCAACCCAAGCCATCGGTGGCTACCCTATCCAACGCGATGGATGTGGGCAACCCAAGCAATTGGGTACGCATAGCTGATTTGTTTAAAAATGATACTGATGCCCTGAAAAAACTGGTTGTAGGCTTTAAATATAACGACGAGGAAACTGTTAAGGCGATTAACTGGGTATTTGATACCTATGGCTATGTGGTTTGCCCACACACCGCGATTGCCTGGCAGGCATTGACCGATTATCAGCATGATCATGCCAGTGTGGATACTGCCGGTGTTTTCTTATCAACGGCACACCCCTGCAAGTTCCCGGATGTTTTCAGCGAAGCCATAACAGCAAAAATCGAGATACCAGGTCAGGTGAAAGAGCTGCAATCCAAAACAAAACTGGCCGTGCCGTTGAGTAAGGATTTCGTGGATTTTAAAGCGTATTTGTTAGGCGCTGAGTGA
- a CDS encoding HAD family hydrolase, which yields MIDTIIFDLGAVLIDWNPHYMYRTLFTDEQEMKNFLATVCTSDWNEEQDAGRSLQEGTDLLVAQHPQHEDLIRAFYGRWEEMLGEAFHDTVELFRRLKTSGKYKIYALTNWSAETFPIALERYDFLGWFDGIVVSGTEKVRKPAPEFYQILLDRYQVDPQAALFIDDNYRNILAAEKIGIKSIHFTSAGELEKELERLGLL from the coding sequence ATGATCGATACCATCATATTTGATTTGGGTGCAGTGTTGATCGACTGGAACCCGCACTACATGTACCGTACGCTATTTACCGATGAACAGGAGATGAAAAATTTCCTGGCCACGGTTTGTACCTCCGATTGGAACGAAGAGCAGGATGCCGGTCGCTCTTTACAGGAAGGCACCGATTTGCTGGTAGCTCAACATCCGCAACATGAGGACCTTATCCGTGCGTTTTACGGACGTTGGGAAGAAATGCTGGGCGAAGCCTTTCATGATACAGTTGAGCTGTTCAGGAGGCTAAAAACAAGCGGCAAATACAAAATATACGCGCTCACCAATTGGTCGGCCGAAACTTTTCCTATAGCATTGGAACGTTACGATTTTCTGGGCTGGTTTGATGGCATTGTGGTATCAGGAACAGAAAAAGTGCGCAAACCCGCGCCGGAATTTTATCAGATTCTGCTTGATCGTTATCAGGTTGACCCGCAGGCAGCTTTATTCATTGACGACAATTACCGCAATATATTAGCCGCCGAAAAGATAGGTATTAAAAGTATCCACTTTACTTCGGCCGGGGAATTGGAAAAGGAATTGGAAAGGTTGGGGTTGTTGTAG
- a CDS encoding succinate dehydrogenase/fumarate reductase iron-sulfur subunit, with the protein MSNGNMNLTLKVWRQKNAQTAGKFVTYKAEGISPDMSFLEMLDVVNEGLTLKGDEPIHFDHDCREGICGMCSLYINGHPHGPKRAITTCQLHMRSFHDGETITIEPWRATAFPIVKDLAVDRSAFDRIQQAGGYVSVNTGGVPDGNAIAIPKVIADEAFNSATCIGCGACVAACKNASAMLFVSAKVTQLGLLPQGQPERYRRVQSMVAQMDEEGFGNCTNTGACEAECPKEIKLTNIARMNNDFLSAKLFRQEEIHEEQHGGA; encoded by the coding sequence ATGAGTAACGGAAATATGAACCTGACGCTTAAAGTATGGCGCCAGAAAAACGCTCAAACAGCGGGCAAATTTGTGACTTACAAGGCCGAAGGTATTTCGCCTGATATGTCATTCCTGGAAATGCTTGACGTGGTTAACGAAGGCCTTACCCTGAAGGGGGATGAGCCCATACACTTTGATCACGATTGCCGCGAAGGTATTTGCGGTATGTGCTCTTTATATATCAACGGTCACCCGCATGGCCCTAAACGCGCCATTACCACCTGTCAGCTGCACATGCGCAGCTTTCATGATGGTGAAACCATTACCATTGAGCCTTGGCGCGCAACAGCGTTTCCTATCGTAAAAGATCTGGCGGTTGATCGTTCGGCGTTCGACCGTATCCAGCAGGCTGGTGGCTATGTATCGGTAAATACTGGTGGTGTACCTGATGGTAATGCGATAGCGATCCCTAAGGTTATTGCTGACGAGGCCTTTAACTCGGCTACCTGCATTGGTTGTGGCGCCTGCGTTGCGGCTTGTAAAAATGCTTCGGCTATGCTTTTTGTATCAGCCAAGGTTACACAGTTAGGTTTGTTGCCGCAAGGTCAGCCAGAGCGTTACCGTCGTGTACAATCTATGGTAGCCCAGATGGATGAAGAAGGTTTTGGTAACTGTACCAACACCGGCGCCTGCGAAGCGGAATGCCCTAAGGAAATTAAGCTGACCAACATCGCAAGGATGAACAACGATTTTTTAAGCGCGAAACTGTTCCGCCAGGAAGAAATTCACGAAGAACAACACGGCGGCGCTTAA